The Lysinibacillus pakistanensis genome includes a window with the following:
- the helD gene encoding RNA polymerase recycling motor HelD produces the protein MTAQHPDFQAEVEWLTFTKNYMQQILSESRRDLQSAQENIRKSMADLDYLDSSLSYLNILANARFFEMARNQKEGLEAVQKKPYFARIHFQKTGDPEEFLYIGKTSLFHRETHEPIIVDWRSPVANVYYDGRLGDMEYDVRGEIHKGHLFAKRQYKIENGELLDIRDIDLTTNDELLQEALAGKADVRLTEIVSTIQKEQNEIIRAHLRQPIIVQGAAGSGKTTIALHRISYFLYTMGEHFNPEQLMILAPNKLFIDYIGDVLPELGVDKICQTTFSDYVLAATKLKLKLQNPNEQLETLVAGESQQSTAWISEMKGSLYYRDVIERYVQKLEQGIAEQFEDVFIEKYCIMRASHLKKLFLYEFSYMPIEKRLDHIKKILASHVRQKKQAVLNMLHKKYDEALGKALNGIRDDDKRRRVVTKFIDERDERIPAIEKEAKSTATVYMRRFSKHNIKTLYRTLLTKPELLAELAPEWHYLEQQQFLQAHLKEQWVLEDLAALYYLQARLKGISDEWKMRVVFIDEVQDYSLFQLAALKSGLETDMFTMVGDLAQGIHSYRSLTAWEPVQQLFPRASFRTLQKSYRTTIEIMEVANKVLAQMEEQLPLVEPVVRHGNAPTFIQANTFDALKIKSIFESIRTKGHRSIALICKTSIEALKMQKTLTDHKINAQLLTENDSIDQELLLVVPSHLAKGLEFDAVIIAAFDTPFYDTKLDRKLLYVALTRAMHELYLIGPAKEAFLLES, from the coding sequence ATGACTGCACAACATCCAGATTTTCAGGCTGAGGTGGAATGGCTGACCTTTACTAAAAATTATATGCAACAAATTTTAAGTGAATCGCGAAGAGATTTGCAATCAGCGCAGGAAAATATCCGGAAATCAATGGCAGATCTTGATTACTTAGACTCTAGTTTGAGTTATTTAAATATCCTTGCCAACGCCCGATTTTTTGAAATGGCTCGAAACCAGAAAGAAGGCTTAGAGGCTGTTCAAAAGAAACCGTATTTTGCCAGAATCCATTTTCAAAAGACTGGTGATCCAGAGGAGTTTCTTTATATCGGCAAAACCTCATTATTCCATCGAGAGACACACGAGCCAATTATTGTAGATTGGCGTTCACCAGTTGCTAACGTCTATTACGATGGGCGACTTGGTGATATGGAGTATGATGTTCGAGGGGAAATCCATAAAGGTCACCTATTTGCCAAGCGTCAATATAAAATCGAAAATGGTGAATTGCTTGATATTCGGGATATTGATTTAACGACCAATGATGAATTACTCCAAGAAGCATTAGCTGGTAAGGCAGATGTACGTTTAACGGAAATCGTCTCAACTATTCAAAAAGAACAGAATGAAATTATTCGAGCACATCTTCGTCAGCCTATTATCGTACAGGGTGCTGCTGGTAGCGGAAAAACAACGATAGCTCTCCATCGAATCTCTTACTTCCTCTATACTATGGGCGAGCATTTTAACCCTGAACAGCTCATGATATTAGCACCAAATAAGCTATTTATCGATTATATTGGTGACGTATTGCCAGAACTTGGCGTTGATAAAATTTGCCAAACAACCTTTTCGGATTATGTCCTTGCTGCCACTAAGCTTAAGCTAAAACTTCAAAACCCTAATGAGCAGTTAGAAACGCTTGTTGCGGGTGAATCTCAGCAGTCCACTGCTTGGATATCTGAGATGAAGGGCTCACTTTATTATCGTGATGTTATAGAGCGTTATGTTCAAAAGCTGGAGCAGGGAATCGCTGAGCAATTTGAGGATGTATTCATCGAAAAATATTGTATTATGCGCGCTTCCCATCTAAAGAAGCTATTCTTATATGAATTTTCTTATATGCCTATTGAAAAACGGCTTGATCATATTAAAAAGATTTTAGCTAGCCATGTGCGCCAAAAGAAGCAAGCCGTCTTAAATATGTTGCATAAGAAATATGATGAAGCTCTTGGCAAAGCTTTGAATGGAATTCGAGATGATGACAAACGTCGTCGTGTCGTAACAAAATTTATTGATGAGCGGGATGAACGAATACCCGCCATCGAAAAAGAGGCTAAATCCACAGCAACTGTTTATATGCGTCGTTTCTCTAAACATAATATAAAAACACTATATCGCACCCTACTTACAAAACCTGAGCTTTTAGCAGAGCTTGCACCGGAGTGGCATTACCTTGAACAACAGCAGTTTTTACAGGCTCATCTAAAGGAACAATGGGTTCTTGAAGATTTAGCCGCATTGTATTATTTACAGGCTCGCTTAAAGGGTATTTCAGATGAATGGAAAATGCGGGTGGTTTTTATTGATGAAGTACAGGACTATAGTTTATTCCAGCTTGCTGCTTTAAAATCTGGACTTGAGACAGATATGTTTACAATGGTAGGTGATTTAGCCCAAGGTATTCATAGTTATCGTTCACTAACTGCCTGGGAGCCTGTCCAACAGTTATTTCCTCGTGCAAGCTTTAGGACACTTCAAAAAAGTTACCGTACAACCATTGAAATCATGGAGGTCGCAAATAAGGTTTTAGCCCAAATGGAAGAACAGCTACCCCTTGTGGAGCCTGTAGTTCGTCATGGCAATGCGCCAACCTTCATACAAGCAAATACATTCGATGCTCTGAAAATTAAATCAATTTTTGAATCAATACGAACGAAAGGACATCGATCCATTGCGTTAATTTGTAAAACGTCAATAGAGGCGCTCAAAATGCAGAAAACTTTAACTGACCATAAGATAAATGCCCAACTGCTAACAGAAAACGATTCCATTGATCAGGAATTATTACTTGTAGTGCCAAGCCATTTAGCAAAGGGTCTTGAATTTGATGCAGTCATCATCGCAGCGTTCGATACACCTTTCTATGATACAAAACTTGACAGAAAGCTACTATATGTGGCACTTACACGAGCAATGCATGAACTCTATTTAATCGGTCCAGCAAAAGAAGCGTTTCTTTTAGAAAGCTAA
- a CDS encoding glycerophosphodiester phosphodiesterase, with translation MDIFAHRGVSAHYPENTAAAFRAASRLPIAGIELDVHVTADGELVVIHDETIDRTSNGCGYVKDYTLQQLRGFDFGSWFSVEFEGESIPTLSEILELFAGTNHRINIELKTDVIPYNGIEALVMKVVAAHQMTERVIISSFNHESIQIISLMAPYIETAALFAEVLVDFNGYAAQIPANAIHVSLPAAYFKSVDKALQEGALVRVYTVNDVVQAEHLQGLGIGAIFTDDPEKIMTGLSGQKKA, from the coding sequence TTGGATATTTTCGCACATAGAGGCGTTTCTGCACATTACCCTGAAAATACGGCTGCTGCATTTCGCGCAGCATCGAGGCTTCCCATTGCAGGTATCGAGTTAGATGTCCATGTAACAGCTGATGGCGAGCTAGTGGTCATTCATGATGAAACAATTGATCGGACATCCAATGGCTGTGGCTATGTTAAAGATTATACCTTACAGCAGTTGCGCGGATTTGATTTTGGTTCATGGTTTTCTGTGGAATTTGAAGGTGAAAGTATTCCAACTTTGAGTGAAATACTTGAACTATTTGCAGGTACAAATCATCGTATTAATATTGAGCTTAAGACAGATGTGATACCATATAACGGGATTGAAGCTCTTGTAATGAAGGTAGTCGCTGCACATCAAATGACAGAAAGAGTGATCATTTCCTCCTTTAATCATGAATCGATACAAATTATCTCACTGATGGCACCCTATATTGAAACTGCAGCTTTATTTGCTGAAGTTTTAGTTGATTTTAACGGCTATGCTGCTCAAATTCCAGCAAATGCAATCCATGTTAGCTTACCAGCAGCATATTTTAAATCTGTTGATAAGGCTTTGCAGGAAGGAGCACTTGTACGGGTGTATACAGTGAATGATGTCGTGCAAGCTGAGCATTTACAGGGACTTGGTATAGGAGCAATATTTACAGATGATCCAGAGAAGATTATGACTGGATTAAGTGGGCAGAAAAAGGCATGA
- a CDS encoding DUF2804 domain-containing protein gives MKQHAEKEILQTTLLCDKKGNLNPAAIGFARKPLINSNLSGHIMRKKKWNYWCVYGDEILFSATISHLDYAAVCFVYFLEYETQRYFEKTITIPLGGKLKMPTQVLESVTFKNSEMMIDMTYIQNETHLSVSIPNFDGDVLRAKLIIQHPPTDETLNVVIPWNRKTFQFTGKHHTLPTSGVVTIGTRRYTFSPEENFAVLDYGRGIWPREATWNWGMASQRVRGRRIGLNLGGKWTDGTGMTENAVFVDGKMTKIHEDLLFHYDQEDYMQRWKIKTKFSDQVSLTFSPFFERVSTTNAGLVKSEVHQMFGYYDGSVLLDNGETLIIRQMLGCIEEHRAKW, from the coding sequence GTGAAGCAGCATGCTGAAAAGGAGATTTTACAAACCACTCTTTTATGCGATAAAAAGGGTAATTTAAATCCAGCAGCCATTGGATTTGCACGAAAGCCTCTTATAAACAGCAATTTAAGTGGCCATATCATGCGCAAAAAGAAATGGAACTATTGGTGTGTCTACGGTGATGAAATATTATTCTCTGCGACTATCAGTCATCTAGACTACGCAGCGGTCTGCTTCGTCTATTTCCTTGAATATGAAACTCAGCGCTACTTTGAAAAAACGATAACGATACCATTGGGCGGAAAGCTAAAAATGCCTACTCAAGTGCTAGAATCAGTAACATTCAAAAATAGTGAAATGATGATTGATATGACCTATATCCAAAATGAAACGCATCTATCTGTTTCAATCCCAAACTTTGATGGAGACGTTTTACGTGCAAAGCTTATCATTCAGCATCCACCTACAGATGAAACCTTAAATGTAGTCATCCCTTGGAACCGTAAAACCTTTCAATTTACAGGAAAGCATCATACACTTCCTACTTCAGGTGTTGTGACAATCGGTACTCGCCGTTATACATTTTCTCCAGAGGAAAACTTTGCGGTTTTAGATTATGGTCGAGGAATTTGGCCGCGTGAGGCTACTTGGAATTGGGGAATGGCTTCACAACGAGTTCGCGGTAGACGTATTGGTCTAAATTTAGGCGGAAAATGGACCGATGGAACTGGCATGACAGAGAATGCCGTTTTCGTCGATGGTAAAATGACTAAAATTCATGAAGATTTATTGTTCCATTATGATCAAGAGGATTATATGCAACGTTGGAAAATCAAAACTAAATTTTCCGATCAAGTTTCACTAACGTTCTCCCCATTTTTCGAGCGAGTTTCTACAACAAATGCGGGACTTGTAAAATCTGAGGTACATCAAATGTTTGGCTATTACGACGGTTCGGTTTTACTAGACAACGGAGAAACACTTATCATTCGACAGATGCTCGGCTGTATCGAAGAGCATCGTGCGAAATGGTAA
- a CDS encoding amidase domain-containing protein, producing the protein MANMYNRQAAVQYANLWWNRRNPAFPNFTVDCTNYISQCLLAGGAPMRGAPSRDRGWWIQQGNWSFSWSVAHSLRWYLEGSKTGLKGRRVQSAEELDLGDVIFYDFQGDGRIDHSVIVTSIQDGVPYVNAHTSDSINRSYLYEDSTAYTPSMAYYFYHIDDSFA; encoded by the coding sequence GTGGCGAACATGTATAACAGGCAGGCTGCTGTACAGTACGCAAATTTATGGTGGAACAGACGAAATCCGGCATTTCCAAACTTTACGGTTGATTGTACGAATTATATATCCCAATGCTTACTTGCTGGTGGAGCGCCTATGCGAGGAGCACCGAGTAGGGATAGAGGCTGGTGGATTCAACAGGGCAATTGGAGCTTTAGCTGGTCTGTTGCACATTCCTTGAGATGGTATTTGGAAGGTTCAAAAACCGGACTGAAGGGAAGGAGGGTTCAATCCGCTGAAGAATTGGATCTTGGTGATGTGATTTTTTATGATTTCCAGGGGGATGGGAGAATTGACCATTCTGTTATTGTGACAAGTATTCAGGATGGTGTTCCTTACGTGAATGCTCATACTTCAGATAGTATTAATCGATCATATCTTTATGAGGATTCTACAGCCTATACACCAAGCATGGCTTATTATTTCTACCATATTGATGATAGTTTTGCTTAA
- a CDS encoding nitroreductase family protein, whose translation MSEQFLSVRDAIIQRRSIKKFNGQPVDREDLLEVIDDAVWAPNHGNREPWRLVVACGKELYALHDLLRDLTVPKWQELSNEDLTKQMTKFTLAGGYAFIIVPEDARQKERLEDYAAASIFIQNIQLLAWDRGIGSCWKTPAFLDQPKFREALKVQPGERVIAMLQVGYFDEVPKGKERKKSQDIVTIFGQ comes from the coding sequence ATGAGCGAACAATTTTTGTCTGTTAGGGATGCCATTATTCAGCGTCGTTCCATTAAAAAATTTAATGGGCAGCCAGTAGATCGTGAAGACCTATTGGAGGTTATTGATGATGCAGTATGGGCACCCAATCATGGGAATCGAGAGCCATGGCGTTTAGTTGTTGCATGTGGTAAGGAGTTATATGCGCTTCACGATTTATTGCGTGATTTAACGGTACCCAAATGGCAAGAGCTTTCTAATGAGGACTTAACAAAGCAAATGACAAAATTCACATTAGCAGGTGGCTATGCTTTTATCATCGTTCCAGAGGATGCTCGTCAAAAAGAGCGTTTAGAAGATTACGCTGCAGCGAGTATCTTTATTCAAAATATTCAATTGCTAGCATGGGATAGAGGGATTGGTTCTTGCTGGAAAACACCTGCTTTCTTAGATCAACCAAAATTCCGTGAGGCTTTAAAAGTGCAGCCTGGTGAACGTGTCATTGCAATGCTGCAAGTTGGCTATTTTGATGAAGTTCCAAAAGGAAAAGAACGAAAAAAATCACAAGATATTGTGACGATTTTTGGCCAATAA
- a CDS encoding dipeptidase: MTNLQQLDAYFAEHREEHLNELKEFLRIPSISSLSEHKGDIQNAAQWLANAFDKLNLENISITQTAGHPVVYADWLHAEGKPTILFYGHYDVQPVDPLNLWDSNPFDPTIRDNKLFARGASDDKGQVFMHLKMIEALFATTGTLPVNVKFIYEGEEEIGSPNLPAFVEEHKEKLAADLILISDTGLYGPGKPAVCYGLRGLTGIQINVRGAKGDLHSGLYGGGVQNAIHALAEILASFRDEHGTIQVEGFYDKVLPLTEEEREAYRALGFDEESVKDEVGVKELFGEAGYSYLERTWARPTLEVNGVFGGFSGEGIKTVLPAEAGAKITCRLVPNQEPEEIVALLKAHVEKHKPTGVEVAISEFDKGRPFLTPFDHPFIQAAGRSYEKVYNVPTAYTRGGGSIPIVAAFDEILELPVVLMGFGLSSENFHAPNEHFHLENFDKGLRVLSDYLFEVAALQK; the protein is encoded by the coding sequence ATGACAAATTTACAGCAACTAGATGCTTACTTCGCAGAACATCGTGAGGAGCATTTGAATGAATTAAAGGAATTTTTACGTATTCCTAGTATTAGCTCTTTATCTGAGCATAAAGGTGATATTCAAAATGCCGCACAATGGCTGGCTAATGCGTTTGACAAGCTAAATCTAGAAAATATCTCCATCACTCAAACTGCTGGACACCCTGTTGTTTATGCTGATTGGCTTCATGCTGAAGGCAAACCGACTATTCTGTTTTATGGTCATTATGATGTACAGCCTGTTGATCCATTAAATTTATGGGATAGTAACCCTTTCGACCCTACAATTCGAGACAATAAGCTATTTGCTCGTGGTGCCAGTGATGATAAAGGGCAAGTGTTTATGCATCTAAAAATGATTGAAGCATTATTTGCGACTACAGGGACTTTACCCGTCAATGTTAAATTTATTTATGAGGGCGAAGAAGAAATCGGAAGTCCTAATCTACCTGCCTTTGTAGAAGAGCATAAAGAAAAATTAGCAGCAGACTTAATTTTAATTTCTGATACTGGACTTTATGGTCCTGGTAAGCCTGCAGTATGCTATGGTTTACGTGGTTTAACAGGTATTCAAATTAACGTTCGTGGAGCTAAAGGTGATTTGCATTCTGGTCTTTATGGTGGAGGCGTACAAAATGCTATCCATGCATTAGCAGAAATTTTGGCATCCTTCCGTGATGAGCATGGCACCATTCAAGTTGAAGGCTTCTACGATAAAGTATTACCATTAACTGAAGAAGAACGTGAAGCATATCGTGCGCTTGGTTTCGATGAGGAGTCAGTGAAGGATGAGGTTGGCGTCAAGGAATTATTCGGTGAGGCTGGTTATTCCTATTTAGAGCGTACTTGGGCACGTCCGACATTAGAGGTAAATGGTGTATTTGGTGGGTTCTCTGGCGAAGGCATTAAAACAGTCCTTCCTGCTGAGGCTGGCGCTAAAATCACATGCCGTCTTGTGCCAAATCAAGAACCCGAAGAAATTGTAGCACTGTTAAAGGCGCATGTTGAAAAACATAAGCCAACTGGTGTTGAAGTGGCAATCTCTGAATTCGATAAAGGGCGTCCATTCTTAACACCATTTGACCACCCATTCATCCAAGCTGCTGGTCGATCATATGAAAAAGTTTATAATGTCCCAACTGCCTATACGCGTGGCGGTGGATCAATCCCTATCGTGGCTGCCTTTGATGAAATTTTAGAATTACCAGTCGTATTAATGGGCTTTGGTTTGTCTAGTGAAAACTTCCATGCACCAAATGAACATTTCCATTTAGAAAACTTCGATAAAGGACTGCGCGTTTTAAGCGATTATTTATTTGAAGTGGCTGCATTACAAAAATAA
- a CDS encoding GNAT family N-acetyltransferase gives MEIRKPSNTELEEIIALSPQALFDGTLGGVSASNEKVLNLIEPLLKKGCYYLIATENNELMGWILIGENKDQFTEQLNGFIYELFVKESFRGRGISKELMNVAIEQLRQAGYSEVRLSAYVGNNAIKLYEKMGFSLRTVSMKLQL, from the coding sequence ATGGAAATTAGAAAACCTAGCAACACAGAACTAGAAGAAATTATAGCTCTTTCACCACAAGCTTTATTTGATGGTACACTGGGTGGAGTAAGCGCAAGTAATGAAAAAGTTTTAAACCTTATAGAACCTCTTCTAAAAAAAGGGTGCTATTATTTGATAGCAACAGAGAATAATGAATTAATGGGATGGATCCTGATTGGGGAAAATAAAGACCAATTTACGGAACAATTAAACGGGTTTATCTATGAGCTATTCGTAAAAGAGTCATTTAGAGGTAGAGGTATTTCCAAAGAATTAATGAATGTTGCCATTGAACAATTGAGACAGGCAGGATATTCAGAAGTCAGACTTAGTGCTTACGTAGGGAATAATGCTATTAAACTATATGAAAAAATGGGATTTAGTTTAAGAACAGTAAGTATGAAATTACAGTTGTAG
- a CDS encoding GNAT family N-acetyltransferase — protein MKEIKSISIEPNVRELLSFATSEKNVEKEYELYMNSPIRELYGYDLEDEIVGCIGIEFLSPNRCEIKHIAVSQTHRGVSIGSKMISFIWEKYSLSFMFAETDKDAVNFYKNYGFKITSLGEKYPGVERFQCILKSCKVIKRPLRDGWQ, from the coding sequence ATGAAAGAAATTAAATCGATATCTATTGAACCTAATGTAAGAGAACTTTTATCCTTTGCGACCTCAGAAAAGAATGTCGAGAAAGAATATGAATTATATATGAATTCTCCAATAAGAGAATTATATGGATATGACCTTGAAGATGAGATTGTTGGCTGTATTGGAATAGAATTTTTAAGTCCAAACCGGTGTGAAATAAAACATATTGCAGTATCTCAAACTCATAGAGGAGTAAGTATTGGGAGTAAAATGATTAGCTTTATTTGGGAAAAATATTCTTTATCCTTTATGTTTGCTGAAACTGATAAAGACGCTGTGAATTTTTATAAAAATTATGGATTTAAGATTACAAGTTTGGGCGAAAAGTATCCTGGTGTGGAAAGATTTCAATGCATTTTAAAAAGTTGTAAAGTCATAAAAAGACCACTCCGTGATGGGTGGCAATAA
- a CDS encoding helix-turn-helix domain-containing protein: MSFKVHLSKLLGERKMKISDLVNATGLHRNGLSKLYNENTDGIKFETLEKICKALNCEIADLLEIILAIIKSNHISAAA, encoded by the coding sequence GTGTCTTTTAAAGTTCATTTATCAAAACTGCTTGGGGAACGTAAAATGAAAATTTCTGATCTTGTAAATGCTACTGGCTTACATAGAAATGGATTAAGCAAGCTTTACAACGAAAATACTGATGGTATTAAATTCGAGACTTTAGAAAAAATTTGTAAAGCATTGAATTGCGAAATAGCTGATTTGTTAGAAATCATATTGGCCATAATAAAAAGCAACCACATTTCTGCAGCTGCTTGA
- a CDS encoding helix-turn-helix transcriptional regulator: protein MSKMVNMLSILWLLKTRKQLTAKELAEELEISIRTVYRYIDALCASGVPIIADAGHNGGYSLLNEFTKAPLFFNLDEQKALAHAAKFAIDAGYPFSETLDEAISKLKMYTNEEQLNHINRHLRGFEVIHPTIESALKLILQELEIAVAESYRLVIVYHKDRGIEPQSRHIDPYGLIYWKGKWYTVAYCHLREEIRSFRIDRIQSLSRTDKKFDRPLEFSARSFFLKGLLPDSNQQEKLISIRIKGNVHALDDLCQHWLFNHGLIERKNDQALFKVDKESIHSFVPHFLLSFGKSITILEPTLLQEKLATISFELFNHYQNTSLY, encoded by the coding sequence ATGTCTAAAATGGTTAATATGCTTTCTATATTATGGCTCCTCAAAACAAGGAAACAATTAACTGCTAAGGAGCTAGCAGAGGAATTAGAAATCAGTATTCGTACGGTGTATCGTTATATTGATGCATTGTGCGCAAGTGGAGTACCAATCATTGCAGATGCAGGACATAATGGTGGGTACAGCTTATTGAATGAGTTTACAAAGGCACCTTTATTTTTTAACTTGGATGAGCAGAAGGCGCTTGCTCATGCTGCAAAATTTGCAATAGATGCAGGGTATCCCTTTAGTGAAACGTTAGATGAAGCCATTTCTAAGTTAAAAATGTATACAAACGAGGAACAATTAAATCATATCAATCGCCATTTAAGGGGATTTGAAGTCATCCATCCTACTATTGAATCGGCTTTAAAATTAATTCTTCAAGAATTAGAAATCGCTGTTGCAGAGAGTTATCGATTAGTTATTGTTTATCACAAGGATAGGGGAATTGAACCACAATCACGCCACATTGATCCTTATGGTCTTATTTATTGGAAAGGGAAGTGGTATACGGTTGCTTACTGCCATCTACGTGAAGAAATTCGAAGTTTTCGAATCGACCGTATTCAATCATTATCCAGAACAGATAAAAAATTTGACCGGCCTTTGGAATTTTCAGCACGTTCTTTCTTTTTAAAAGGCCTTTTACCTGATTCAAACCAACAAGAAAAACTTATTTCTATACGTATCAAAGGGAATGTACATGCGCTTGATGATTTATGCCAGCATTGGTTATTTAATCATGGTTTGATAGAACGGAAAAACGACCAAGCTCTTTTTAAGGTTGATAAAGAGTCTATTCATAGCTTTGTACCTCACTTCCTTCTCTCCTTTGGTAAATCTATTACCATACTAGAGCCAACTTTATTACAAGAAAAATTGGCAACCATCAGCTTTGAATTATTCAATCATTATCAAAATACTTCACTTTACTGA
- a CDS encoding SRPBCC domain-containing protein: MKDLKYQFYIAGTPEEVWKALISPEGTKQIYYGSVIKSTFQVGDLLEYVGPGVDGDETVHVYGKVLEYKPSQLLRFTHYPGKSYVKDNNSFESRITYILEPSGSCTKLTLIHDQWKEGDSTYENSDKAWWMILSNTKTLVETGSTLDFGEGS, from the coding sequence ATGAAGGATTTGAAATATCAATTTTATATTGCAGGTACACCAGAGGAAGTATGGAAAGCACTTATCTCTCCTGAGGGTACAAAACAAATTTATTATGGGTCCGTCATTAAATCTACGTTTCAAGTGGGTGATCTCTTGGAGTATGTTGGTCCTGGAGTAGATGGGGATGAAACGGTGCATGTTTACGGAAAAGTATTAGAATATAAACCAAGTCAGCTACTTCGATTTACTCATTATCCTGGAAAGTCCTATGTAAAAGATAATAATTCATTTGAGTCAAGAATTACTTATATTTTAGAACCTAGTGGATCATGCACGAAATTGACACTTATTCATGACCAATGGAAAGAAGGCGATTCCACTTATGAGAACAGTGACAAGGCTTGGTGGATGATTTTAAGTAATACAAAGACCTTGGTAGAAACAGGGAGTACCCTAGACTTTGGTGAAGGTTCATAG